The genomic window TGTTCGATAAAGGCGGTGCCGGGCTTGGCACTGTTCGGCATCCCGCTTCGCGCCCGCGGCCGCGGAACTTGCCCGAGCAAATTTGTACTATATAATCTAAAAGATACAAATACATGAAAGCGGAGGGTCCCCCATGCCCACGGCTCCACACGCCTCGCCCGCCGACCGCAAGCGCCTGAGCGACGCCGCCCTGCGCGCCTTCTTCGACATCGCCGAGCACTGGCGCCTGTCCCGCCAGGAAGCCATGACCCTGCTGGGCATCGACGCGACCTCCACCTACGCCAACTGGAAGGCGGGGCGGGCCGGCGCGCTGCCGCGCGATACCCTGGAGCGCATCTCCTACCTGCTCGGCATCCACAAGTCCCTGCGCATCCTCTTTGCCCGGCATCCCGAGTCCGTCTACGCCTGGGTGCGCAAGCCCAACGACGCGCCGCTCTTCGGCGGACGCTCGGCC from Thermithiobacillus tepidarius DSM 3134 includes these protein-coding regions:
- a CDS encoding MbcA/ParS/Xre antitoxin family protein, which codes for MPTAPHASPADRKRLSDAALRAFFDIAEHWRLSRQEAMTLLGIDATSTYANWKAGRAGALPRDTLERISYLLGIHKSLRILFARHPESVYAWVRKPNDAPLFGGRSALERMLSGQVSDLFLVRQYLDAQRGGWT